One window of the Peptacetobacter hiranonis genome contains the following:
- the glyS gene encoding glycine--tRNA ligase subunit beta yields MNNYLLFEVGVEEMPSRFVASTLKQIKESTEKMLNEKRVKFENIETFATPRRLTFIINGLAERQEDLEEEVKGPSKKISLDADGNFTKPAQGFMRSKGLNPEDIYFKEVGKDEYLFATIRENGAETAEVLKEILPLAVKSVVFPKAMHWAGKDIRFVRPIRWLVALLNDEVLPVDLEGIIASNVTKGHRFLGAKEIVVNSVEDYKAKLRENYVILDQAERKAMIVEQANKVAESLGGKVIMDPDLLDEVTCIVEYPTAFYGEFDKEYLKLPKRVVITPMQDHQRYFPVEDADGNLLPNFIAVRNGDSFGIENVKAGNEKVLEARLADALFFYREDTKKNLESYKERLKTVVFQEKLGTIYDKSERITKLSAVIADSLGCADKKADIVRAAELCKADLVTNMVFEFDELQGYMGMEYSKLEGENPAVSQAIYEHYMPVSAGAEVPASLEGSVVSIADKLDSIAGFFAIGIQPTGSQDPFALRRQALGILNILMENKITIDIKEISEAALDNYTELEFNKEEVVGQMLDFCSERIKNLFKDMGIRYDVVEAILNADINDIADMHHRALELNEWINKDELVEMLTAFNRVSTLAEKAEGVNVDEALLVEAPEKELYESFKSVKEEVKGHLANKDYGKALDSFATLKPAVDNMFDNVMVMDKDDNVRNNRLNMLKNISDTMLTICDLNKIEYK; encoded by the coding sequence ATGAATAACTACCTTTTATTTGAAGTAGGCGTTGAAGAAATGCCATCAAGATTCGTTGCAAGTACTTTAAAACAGATAAAAGAAAGTACTGAAAAAATGCTTAACGAAAAAAGAGTTAAATTTGAAAATATAGAAACTTTTGCAACTCCAAGAAGATTAACATTTATTATAAATGGATTAGCTGAAAGACAGGAAGATTTAGAAGAAGAAGTAAAAGGACCTTCTAAAAAAATATCATTAGATGCTGATGGAAACTTTACTAAACCAGCACAGGGATTTATGAGAAGTAAAGGATTAAATCCAGAAGACATATATTTTAAAGAAGTAGGAAAAGATGAATATCTATTTGCTACAATAAGAGAAAATGGTGCTGAAACAGCAGAAGTATTAAAAGAAATACTTCCACTAGCTGTAAAATCAGTTGTATTCCCTAAAGCAATGCACTGGGCAGGAAAAGATATAAGATTTGTTAGACCTATAAGATGGTTAGTAGCTCTTCTTAATGATGAAGTACTTCCAGTTGACCTTGAAGGTATAATAGCTTCTAATGTGACTAAAGGACATAGATTCCTAGGAGCTAAAGAAATAGTTGTAAACTCAGTAGAAGACTACAAAGCTAAATTAAGAGAAAACTATGTAATACTTGATCAGGCAGAAAGAAAAGCTATGATAGTTGAACAGGCTAACAAAGTAGCTGAATCTTTAGGTGGTAAAGTAATAATGGATCCAGACCTACTAGATGAAGTAACTTGTATAGTTGAATACCCAACTGCATTCTACGGAGAATTCGATAAAGAATATTTAAAACTTCCTAAGAGAGTTGTAATAACTCCAATGCAGGATCATCAGAGATATTTCCCAGTAGAAGATGCTGATGGAAATCTTCTTCCAAACTTTATAGCTGTTAGAAATGGTGACAGCTTCGGTATAGAAAATGTAAAAGCTGGTAATGAAAAAGTTCTTGAAGCTAGACTAGCAGATGCATTATTCTTCTATAGAGAAGATACTAAGAAAAACTTAGAATCTTATAAAGAAAGATTAAAAACTGTTGTATTCCAGGAAAAACTAGGAACAATATACGATAAATCAGAAAGAATAACAAAACTTTCAGCTGTAATAGCAGATTCTTTAGGTTGTGCAGATAAAAAAGCTGATATAGTAAGAGCTGCTGAACTTTGTAAAGCAGACCTTGTTACAAATATGGTATTCGAATTTGATGAACTTCAGGGATACATGGGTATGGAATACTCTAAACTTGAAGGAGAAAATCCAGCAGTATCACAGGCTATATATGAACACTATATGCCAGTATCAGCTGGTGCAGAAGTTCCAGCTTCATTAGAAGGTTCAGTAGTGTCTATAGCAGATAAATTAGACTCAATAGCTGGTTTCTTTGCAATAGGTATACAGCCAACAGGATCTCAGGACCCATTTGCTCTAAGAAGACAGGCTCTAGGTATATTAAATATACTAATGGAAAACAAAATAACTATAGATATAAAAGAAATATCTGAAGCTGCATTAGATAACTACACAGAATTAGAATTCAACAAAGAAGAAGTAGTTGGTCAGATGTTAGACTTCTGCTCAGAAAGAATTAAAAACTTATTCAAAGATATGGGAATAAGATATGATGTTGTTGAAGCAATATTAAATGCAGATATAAATGATATAGCAGATATGCATCATAGAGCATTAGAACTTAACGAATGGATAAATAAAGATGAATTAGTTGAAATGCTTACTGCATTTAACAGAGTTTCTACTTTAGCTGAAAAAGCAGAAGGTGTAAACGTTGATGAAGCTTTACTAGTTGAAGCTCCAGAAAAAGAATTATACGAATCATTCAAATCAGTTAAAGAAGAAGTTAAAGGACATCTTGCTAATAAAGATTACGGAAAAGCACTTGATTCATTTGCTACATTAAAACCAGCAGTTGATAACATGTTTGACAATGTAATGGTAATGGATAAAGATGACAATGTTAGAAATAACAGATTAAATATGTTAAAGAACATATCAGATACAATGTTAACTATATGTGACCTTAACAAAATAGAATACAAATAA
- the glyQ gene encoding glycine--tRNA ligase subunit alpha → MNFQEMILALQRYWSKQGCIITQPYDVEKGAGTMNPNTFLRSLGPEPWKVCYVEPSRRPADGRYGENPNRLYQHHQFQVILKPSPDDIQDLYLDSLKEIGINPLEHDIRFVEDNWEGATVGAWGLGWEVWLDGMEITQFTYFQQVGNQECELETGEITYGLERIAMYIQDVDSVYDLKWNNELTYGDVFQKQEYENSVYSFDECNAELLFHLFDEYEKEALKLMDKGLVIPSYDYVLKCSHTFNTLDARGAIGVSQRAAFIGRVRNMAKVVAETYIKQREEMGFPLLKKDGDK, encoded by the coding sequence ATGAATTTTCAGGAGATGATTCTTGCTTTACAGAGATATTGGTCTAAGCAGGGATGTATCATTACACAGCCTTATGATGTTGAAAAAGGTGCAGGAACAATGAATCCAAATACTTTCTTAAGATCACTTGGTCCAGAACCATGGAAAGTATGTTATGTTGAACCATCAAGAAGACCAGCAGATGGTAGATACGGAGAAAACCCAAACAGATTATATCAGCATCATCAGTTCCAGGTTATATTAAAACCATCACCAGATGATATACAGGATTTATACTTAGACAGTTTAAAAGAAATAGGTATAAACCCATTAGAACACGATATAAGATTCGTTGAAGATAACTGGGAAGGAGCTACTGTAGGTGCTTGGGGGCTAGGCTGGGAAGTTTGGCTTGATGGAATGGAAATCACTCAGTTTACATATTTCCAGCAGGTAGGAAATCAGGAATGTGAATTAGAAACAGGAGAGATAACTTACGGTCTTGAAAGAATAGCTATGTATATACAGGACGTAGATAGTGTATATGACTTAAAATGGAATAATGAGTTAACTTACGGTGATGTATTCCAGAAACAGGAATATGAAAACTCTGTTTACTCATTTGATGAATGTAATGCAGAATTATTATTCCACTTATTCGACGAATATGAAAAAGAAGCATTAAAATTAATGGATAAAGGCCTTGTTATACCTTCTTATGATTACGTATTAAAATGTTCTCATACTTTCAATACTCTTGATGCAAGAGGAGCAATTGGGGTAAGCCAGAGAGCAGCATTTATAGGTAGAGTAAGAAATATGGCAAAAGTAGTAGCCGAAACATATATAAAACAGAGAGAAGAAATGGGATTCCCTCTATTAAAAAAGGATGGTGACAAATAA
- a CDS encoding DUF4342 domain-containing protein, which produces MSSITIEMVDKVMERVPSASYKEVKEALVHSDGDILEAIIYLEENSGAIKAKKKVEDFFEKSKEDAEEVRKNTEEKIGKDVEELKAQLKELFAKSNRVRVVVEKEGKIIMNIPFTVGVLGIAMMPLLTILGLSAAVLSKYRIKIQNEADGETVDLGELNEEKATVLKDMFINTAKDLKETVVKKKEEKDDKDITDDLINECEKDENAE; this is translated from the coding sequence ATGAGCAGTATAACAATTGAAATGGTGGATAAAGTAATGGAAAGAGTGCCATCAGCTAGTTACAAAGAAGTAAAAGAGGCACTAGTTCATTCTGATGGAGATATTCTAGAAGCTATAATCTACCTTGAAGAAAATTCAGGAGCAATAAAAGCAAAGAAAAAAGTAGAAGACTTCTTTGAAAAAAGCAAAGAAGATGCTGAGGAAGTTAGAAAAAATACAGAAGAAAAAATTGGCAAAGATGTAGAAGAGCTTAAAGCTCAGTTAAAAGAATTATTTGCTAAAAGTAATAGAGTAAGAGTAGTCGTTGAAAAAGAAGGCAAAATAATAATGAACATTCCATTTACAGTTGGTGTATTAGGAATAGCTATGATGCCTCTTCTTACAATTCTTGGGCTATCAGCTGCTGTATTATCTAAATATAGAATAAAAATACAGAATGAAGCTGATGGAGAAACTGTTGATTTAGGAGAACTTAACGAAGAAAAAGCTACAGTATTAAAAGATATGTTTATTAATACAGCTAAAGACTTAAAAGAAACAGTTGTAAAGAAAAAAGAAGAAAAAGACGATAAAGATATAACAGATGATTTAATAAATGAATGTGAAAAAGACGAAAATGCTGAATAG
- the recO gene encoding DNA repair protein RecO: MINLVIFNTQGIVLRTSRYSENDVILTIFTRNLGKVSAIAKGAKRNKSALLPSAQLFAYSNFTLKKQRGMYRVSQSEIIKSFYDISYDIDAFSYASYISRLVENSLLENQTNRKLFNLIVKTMYLLSQKDVDKEFITAAFELKFSDCMGFRPITDRCSVCGDESDQRAIFNIEEGGMLCKKCAENFSGNIRLDATTRKLMNYILSNEIETVSRAKVNKVLTKELSKLMKQYLTAYVSNLNMKSLNILDDLHKF, translated from the coding sequence TTGATAAATTTGGTTATATTCAACACACAGGGGATAGTTCTTAGAACATCTAGATACTCTGAAAACGATGTGATACTTACTATTTTTACTAGAAATTTAGGAAAAGTATCAGCAATAGCCAAAGGTGCAAAGAGAAACAAATCAGCACTACTTCCTTCAGCACAGCTTTTTGCATATAGTAATTTCACTTTAAAAAAGCAGAGGGGAATGTATAGAGTATCTCAAAGTGAGATAATTAAAAGTTTCTATGATATATCTTATGATATAGATGCATTTTCATATGCGTCATATATATCTAGATTAGTAGAAAACTCTCTTCTTGAAAATCAAACAAATCGGAAATTATTTAATTTAATAGTTAAAACAATGTATCTTTTATCTCAAAAGGATGTAGATAAAGAGTTTATAACAGCAGCTTTTGAATTAAAGTTTTCTGATTGTATGGGATTTAGACCTATTACTGATAGATGCTCTGTTTGTGGAGATGAGTCAGATCAAAGGGCTATCTTCAATATAGAAGAAGGTGGAATGCTTTGTAAAAAATGTGCAGAAAATTTCTCGGGAAACATAAGACTTGATGCAACAACGAGAAAGCTTATGAATTATATACTGTCAAATGAAATTGAAACTGTCAGCAGAGCAAAGGTAAACAAAGTGCTGACAAAGGAGCTTTCAAAATTAATGAAACAGTACTTAACAGCATATGTAAGTAATTTGAATATGAAATCACTAAACATCTTAGATGATTTACATAAGTTTTAA
- the mgtE gene encoding magnesium transporter, whose amino-acid sequence MDRTQETSQDLLDEVKSLIENHKYFELRELLEEYHIIDIYDVMENLEDEGMQVKLFEILPSDMAASILEESGVEFFSRMISKLEIEHAKNILECMSLGDMADILNELEEDERLKIIDYLNPEDAEEVKELLFYEDDTAGGTMTKGYISINKDMTALQAIEKMREEAEDAETIYYIYVVDDEEKLVGVLSLRELIVARDEAIVEDLMIENLISVYDYEDREEAVRLVSKYNLVAIPVVDREGKLRGIIKVDDIIDVMEEEANEDMYKLAGSSEHERDTAEDENSTLSQQILSSIRGRMPWLLLTLIGGLLASSLMANFDTLIRTNFVELLFFVPLVIGMGGNVGCQASSVTIITLSNREISGKDIAKEALVGIITGLICGIITAAVILFVKHNVNMALVISISLFVNMVIGALIGVLAPVMLTKMDSDPATISAPVISTILDIIGIGAYYLTSSMLLSQIIG is encoded by the coding sequence ATGGACAGGACGCAAGAAACATCACAAGATTTATTAGACGAGGTCAAGTCGTTAATTGAAAATCACAAATACTTCGAACTTAGAGAACTATTAGAGGAATATCATATTATAGATATATATGATGTTATGGAAAACTTAGAAGACGAAGGAATGCAGGTAAAATTATTTGAAATACTTCCAAGTGATATGGCAGCTTCTATATTAGAAGAAAGTGGAGTGGAATTTTTCAGTAGAATGATTTCTAAACTAGAAATAGAGCATGCTAAAAATATATTAGAATGTATGTCATTAGGCGATATGGCAGATATTTTAAATGAGCTTGAAGAAGATGAAAGATTAAAGATCATCGATTACCTAAATCCTGAGGATGCTGAAGAGGTTAAAGAGCTTCTATTCTATGAAGACGATACAGCAGGTGGAACTATGACAAAGGGATACATATCTATAAATAAGGATATGACGGCACTTCAGGCTATAGAAAAAATGAGAGAAGAAGCAGAAGATGCAGAAACTATCTATTATATATATGTAGTAGATGATGAGGAAAAATTAGTCGGTGTTCTTTCTCTTAGAGAACTTATAGTAGCTAGAGATGAGGCTATAGTAGAAGATCTTATGATAGAAAATCTTATATCAGTTTATGACTATGAAGATAGAGAAGAAGCAGTTAGATTGGTATCAAAATATAATTTAGTTGCAATTCCGGTTGTAGACAGAGAAGGAAAGCTTAGAGGAATAATAAAAGTAGATGATATCATAGATGTTATGGAAGAGGAAGCTAATGAAGATATGTATAAGTTAGCAGGAAGCTCTGAACACGAAAGAGATACAGCAGAAGATGAAAATTCTACTTTATCACAGCAGATACTATCATCAATAAGAGGTAGAATGCCTTGGCTTTTATTAACTTTAATCGGAGGATTATTGGCTTCAAGTTTAATGGCAAACTTTGATACGTTAATAAGAACAAATTTTGTGGAACTTCTATTCTTTGTTCCGTTAGTTATAGGAATGGGTGGAAATGTAGGATGCCAGGCATCTTCAGTTACAATAATAACTCTATCTAATAGAGAAATATCAGGTAAAGATATTGCAAAAGAAGCTCTAGTTGGAATAATTACAGGGTTAATATGTGGAATAATTACAGCAGCAGTAATATTATTTGTTAAACATAATGTGAATATGGCTTTAGTTATTTCAATTTCTCTATTTGTAAATATGGTAATAGGAGCTTTAATAGGTGTATTAGCACCAGTCATGCTTACTAAAATGGATTCAGATCCAGCAACAATATCTGCACCAGTTATCTCTACTATTTTAGATATAATTGGAATAGGAGCTTATTATTTAACGTCTAGTATGCTACTTTCACAGATAATAGGATAA
- the era gene encoding GTPase Era gives MFKSGFVSIVGRPNVGKSTLMNNVVGEKIAIMSDKPQTTRNTIQAVYTDDESQVVFLDTPGIHKPKNKLGEIMVKAATDAFSNVDLILFVVDSSRKIGPGDRRIMEDLRGSKTPIVLVINKIDQIEDKDELFDIIKMYDDEKMFKEIVPISALKGKNVKTLINVIKEDLEEGPKYFPDYMVTDQPERVLIAELIREKVLHYVDDEVPHGVAVEIERMKARKDKEIIDISAVIYCERDSHKGIIIGKGGRKLKGIGKSARQDIELLLGSQINLQLWVKVKENWRNLQNYINNFGLNDNSK, from the coding sequence ATGTTTAAATCAGGTTTTGTCAGTATAGTAGGTAGACCAAATGTTGGTAAATCTACTTTGATGAATAATGTTGTCGGTGAAAAAATAGCTATAATGAGTGATAAACCACAGACAACAAGAAATACAATTCAGGCAGTGTACACTGATGATGAATCACAGGTGGTATTCCTAGATACTCCTGGTATACACAAACCAAAAAACAAACTAGGAGAAATAATGGTAAAAGCTGCTACAGATGCATTTAGTAATGTTGATTTAATACTATTTGTTGTAGATAGCTCAAGAAAAATAGGACCTGGAGATAGAAGAATAATGGAAGATCTTAGAGGATCAAAAACTCCAATAGTTCTAGTAATAAACAAAATAGATCAGATAGAGGACAAAGATGAATTATTCGACATAATAAAAATGTACGATGATGAAAAAATGTTTAAAGAAATAGTGCCTATATCTGCATTAAAAGGTAAAAATGTAAAAACTCTTATAAATGTTATCAAAGAAGACTTAGAAGAGGGGCCAAAATACTTCCCAGATTATATGGTAACAGATCAGCCAGAAAGAGTCCTAATAGCTGAGCTTATAAGAGAAAAAGTTCTTCATTATGTTGATGACGAGGTACCACATGGGGTAGCAGTTGAGATAGAAAGAATGAAGGCTAGAAAAGATAAAGAAATAATAGATATATCTGCGGTTATTTACTGTGAAAGAGATTCTCATAAGGGAATAATCATAGGTAAAGGCGGTAGAAAACTAAAAGGAATAGGAAAATCTGCAAGACAGGATATAGAATTACTTTTAGGTTCTCAGATAAATCTTCAGTTATGGGTAAAAGTTAAAGAAAACTGGAGAAACTTACAGAATTATATCAATAATTTTGGGCTCAATGATAATAGCAAATAA
- a CDS encoding diacylglycerol kinase translates to MEENGKKKKKKKQNIIRSFNAAIEGVIYTFKSERNMKIHYMIAFGILVVSLLFKLSKLEFIMLLVAITLVIVAEMFNTAIEKTVDLVTSEYHELAKIAKDVAAGAVLVVSLNAVAVGYIIFYDKLTELSGYLIYSIRESEMHITLICIVMVLLAVVVAKALTNTGTPLKGGMPSGHAALSFAIATAITLMTERVEASTLAYLMAFLVAQSRIEGKIHTFWETVAGGVLGTLIAILVFQLGLFY, encoded by the coding sequence ATGGAAGAAAATGGTAAGAAAAAAAAGAAAAAGAAACAAAACATAATCAGATCATTTAATGCTGCAATAGAGGGTGTTATATATACATTCAAATCAGAAAGAAATATGAAAATTCATTATATGATAGCTTTTGGAATATTAGTAGTGAGTTTGCTATTTAAGTTATCAAAGCTAGAATTTATAATGCTTTTAGTTGCTATAACACTTGTTATAGTAGCGGAAATGTTCAATACAGCTATTGAAAAAACTGTAGACTTGGTTACATCTGAGTATCATGAATTGGCAAAGATAGCTAAAGACGTAGCAGCTGGTGCGGTATTAGTCGTATCATTAAATGCTGTTGCAGTAGGATATATAATTTTCTATGATAAGTTGACCGAGCTTTCAGGATATCTTATTTATTCTATAAGAGAATCAGAAATGCATATAACATTAATATGTATAGTTATGGTGCTTTTAGCAGTTGTTGTTGCAAAGGCACTTACAAATACAGGAACTCCATTAAAAGGTGGAATGCCTAGTGGGCATGCAGCACTTTCATTTGCAATAGCCACAGCTATAACACTTATGACAGAAAGAGTAGAAGCATCAACACTAGCATATTTGATGGCATTCCTTGTTGCACAGAGTAGAATAGAAGGAAAGATACATACATTTTGGGAAACTGTAGCAGGAGGTGTACTGGGTACATTAATTGCAATACTAGTATTCCAATTGGGTCTTTTCTATTAA
- the ybeY gene encoding rRNA maturation RNase YbeY produces MRYIFDDRQDKIDIKDELYEKIEDIVEEVLDYEGYSDDYDISISFVDNKEIHELNKQFRGVDRATDVLSFPMLSDEFEDVEYEEMSLGDIVVSLERALEQSIEYGHSFEREVCFLVCHSMFHLLGYDHDTDENTREMREKEEAVLTKLNITRD; encoded by the coding sequence ATGAGATATATATTTGATGATAGACAGGACAAAATAGATATAAAAGATGAACTTTATGAAAAAATAGAGGATATAGTAGAAGAAGTATTAGATTATGAAGGATACAGTGATGATTACGATATAAGTATATCTTTTGTAGACAATAAGGAAATACATGAGCTTAATAAACAGTTTAGAGGTGTTGATAGAGCTACAGACGTACTATCATTCCCTATGTTATCTGATGAATTTGAAGATGTAGAATATGAAGAAATGTCTTTAGGTGATATAGTTGTATCACTTGAAAGAGCTCTTGAGCAGAGCATAGAATATGGACATAGTTTTGAAAGAGAAGTTTGCTTTTTAGTATGTCATAGTATGTTCCATTTATTAGGTTACGACCATGATACAGATGAAAATACTAGAGAAATGAGAGAAAAAGAAGAAGCAGTTCTTACTAAACTAAATATAACTAGAGATTAG
- a CDS encoding PhoH family protein, which translates to MIIQKKFLISEPNFERELFGNFDENIKLIEKSLNIDVTLREGNLILIGEEKNVEAANSLMNELHTTVSKGKSLDKQSILYSLSLLNDGDENRIQELEGTIVLTKKGTPVQPKTLGQKEYVKLIENNDITFGIGPAGTGKTYLAVAMAVQAFKRDEVTRIVLTRPAVEAGESLGYLPGDLQEKIDPYLRPLYDALFEMLGGDKVNKYIERGIIEVAPLAFMRGRTLDNAFIILDEAQNTTSEQMKMFLTRLGFGSKAVVTGDVTQTDLPSNKKSGLVQATYILKDVNGIGIKELTDRDVVRHELVQRIIKAYDKYEKKEAYKREKKEERKRQNK; encoded by the coding sequence TTGATTATACAAAAGAAATTTCTTATATCAGAGCCAAATTTTGAAAGAGAACTATTTGGAAACTTTGATGAAAATATTAAGCTTATAGAAAAGTCACTAAATATAGATGTAACACTTAGAGAAGGAAACCTTATTTTGATAGGTGAAGAAAAAAATGTAGAAGCAGCAAATAGTTTAATGAATGAACTACACACTACAGTATCTAAAGGGAAATCGCTAGATAAACAGTCTATACTATATTCATTATCTCTTCTTAATGATGGAGATGAAAATAGAATACAGGAACTTGAAGGTACAATAGTCCTTACTAAGAAGGGTACTCCGGTTCAGCCAAAGACTTTAGGACAGAAAGAATATGTTAAATTAATAGAAAATAATGATATTACTTTTGGTATAGGTCCAGCAGGTACTGGTAAAACATACCTAGCAGTTGCGATGGCGGTTCAAGCATTTAAAAGAGATGAAGTAACTAGAATAGTACTTACAAGACCAGCAGTAGAGGCAGGAGAAAGTTTAGGATATCTTCCGGGTGATTTACAGGAAAAAATAGACCCATATTTAAGACCGCTTTACGACGCATTATTTGAAATGCTAGGTGGAGATAAAGTTAATAAATACATAGAAAGAGGAATTATAGAAGTTGCACCTCTTGCATTTATGAGAGGTAGAACACTTGATAATGCATTTATAATACTGGATGAAGCACAAAATACCACATCTGAGCAGATGAAGATGTTCCTTACAAGACTAGGATTTGGATCAAAAGCTGTAGTAACAGGAGACGTTACTCAGACAGACCTTCCTTCAAATAAGAAAAGTGGTTTAGTTCAGGCTACATATATATTAAAAGATGTCAATGGAATAGGTATCAAAGAACTGACAGACAGAGATGTTGTTAGACATGAGCTTGTTCAGAGAATAATAAAGGCATACGATAAATATGAGAAAAAAGAAGCCTACAAAAGAGAAAAGAAGGAAGAAAGAAAAAGACAGAATAAATAA
- a CDS encoding rubredoxin-like domain-containing protein produces MDMKVLQNLSYGLYTIGTLKYGRKVGCVVNTVFQVSADPALICISMNKDNFTHDCIKEEGRFSVSILSEDTDPAIIRAFGFQSSEKNDKYDGFKYDYVDKMPVMVQDISGYLICEVVSFTDAATHSLILAKVTNSGFVGKHKPMTYDYYHKVIKGKAPKNAPTYVEEEVKKEEAPKAEGKVSYYCDVCGYVYEGDITKEPDDYKCPLCHMDKSHFVKVEEEPVEENVSYYCDVCGYVYEGDITKEPDDYVCPLCGVDKSHFIKSEEKSVAKEEVKKEEPKTEDAGVSYYCDVCGYVYEGDITKEPDDYVCPLCAVDKSHFIKVEKEEAVKEEEEPKTEDAGVSYYCDVCGYVYEGDITKEPDDYECPLCHVDKSHFIKQ; encoded by the coding sequence ATGGATATGAAAGTTTTACAGAACTTATCTTATGGACTTTATACAATAGGTACATTAAAATATGGAAGAAAAGTTGGGTGTGTTGTAAACACAGTGTTCCAGGTTTCTGCGGATCCGGCACTAATATGTATAAGTATGAACAAAGATAACTTTACACATGATTGTATAAAAGAAGAAGGAAGATTTAGTGTATCTATATTATCAGAAGATACAGATCCAGCTATAATAAGAGCATTTGGTTTCCAGTCATCTGAAAAGAATGACAAATATGATGGTTTCAAATATGATTATGTAGATAAAATGCCAGTAATGGTTCAGGATATAAGCGGATATTTAATATGTGAAGTTGTATCATTTACAGATGCAGCAACACATTCTTTAATACTTGCTAAAGTAACAAATTCAGGATTTGTAGGAAAACACAAACCTATGACTTATGATTATTATCATAAAGTAATAAAAGGTAAAGCACCAAAGAATGCTCCTACTTATGTTGAAGAAGAAGTTAAAAAAGAAGAAGCTCCTAAAGCAGAAGGAAAAGTAAGTTACTACTGTGATGTATGTGGATATGTATACGAAGGAGATATAACAAAAGAGCCAGACGACTATAAATGTCCATTATGCCATATGGATAAATCACACTTTGTAAAAGTTGAAGAAGAACCAGTAGAAGAAAATGTAAGCTACTACTGTGATGTATGTGGATATGTATACGAAGGAGATATAACAAAAGAGCCAGATGACTATGTATGTCCATTATGTGGAGTAGATAAGTCACACTTTATAAAATCTGAAGAAAAATCTGTTGCAAAAGAAGAAGTTAAAAAAGAAGAACCAAAAACAGAAGATGCAGGAGTAAGCTACTACTGTGACGTATGTGGATACGTATATGAAGGAGATATAACAAAAGAACCGGATGATTATGTATGCCCATTATGTGCAGTAGATAAATCACACTTTATAAAAGTAGAAAAAGAAGAAGCAGTAAAAGAAGAGGAAGAACCAAAAACAGAAGATGCAGGAGTAAGTTACTATTGTGATGTATGTGGATACGTATACGAAGGAGATATAACAAAAGAACCAGACGATTACGAATGCCCATTATGTCATGTAGACAAATCTCATTTTATAAAACAGTAA
- the hpf gene encoding ribosome hibernation-promoting factor, HPF/YfiA family produces MRVTVTGKHVKLTDGIKGYTEDKLKKLGKYLDEDTEVKVTVSAGKNRQKVEVMIPNVNGHTIRVEEEQDNLYPAIDLVCDKLSRQIIKYKDKFKTRVPGNFSIRYEGIEELAQELDYEVEEPEVVIERRKKFNLKPMSIEEAILQMNLTDHDFYMFKDRESFEICLVYKRKEGGYGLIEQEV; encoded by the coding sequence ATGAGAGTTACAGTAACTGGAAAACATGTTAAATTAACAGATGGAATAAAAGGGTATACAGAAGATAAACTAAAGAAACTTGGAAAATACCTAGATGAAGATACAGAAGTTAAGGTAACTGTTAGCGCTGGGAAAAATAGACAGAAGGTAGAAGTTATGATACCTAATGTAAATGGTCACACAATAAGAGTGGAAGAAGAACAGGATAATTTATATCCAGCAATTGATTTAGTTTGTGATAAGTTAAGCAGACAGATTATAAAATATAAAGATAAATTTAAAACTAGAGTACCAGGCAACTTCTCTATAAGATATGAAGGAATAGAAGAACTAGCTCAGGAATTAGATTACGAAGTAGAAGAACCAGAAGTAGTAATAGAAAGAAGAAAAAAATTCAATTTAAAACCTATGAGTATAGAAGAAGCTATACTACAGATGAATTTAACAGACCATGATTTCTATATGTTTAAAGATCGGGAAAGCTTCGAAATATGCTTAGTATATAAGAGAAAAGAAGGCGGATATGGATTAATAGAACAGGAAGTTTAA